The Benincasa hispida cultivar B227 chromosome 11, ASM972705v1, whole genome shotgun sequence genome has a segment encoding these proteins:
- the LOC120091955 gene encoding transcription factor bHLH140 isoform X1 yields MDMDTDENSTAKGKEGQGKLIMVILVGAPGSGKSTFCELVMGSSSRPWVRICQDTIGNGKSGTKAQCLKSAASALNDGKNVFVDRCNLEIEQRADFVKLCGPRVDVQAVVLDLPAQLCISRSVKRTGHEGNLSGGKAAAVVNKMLQKKELPRLNEGFARITFCHNETDVQSAIDMYKSLDLHDMLPRGCFGQKNPDKKVQLGIMKFLKKAEKPSETLSSANTVKDSPIPQTTQEKSDSCDKKEESACTISRNVDIESDKGESPGVRSLEDNISQSDPPTLAFPSISTSDFKFSHEKAAEIIVEKVEEFMDKLGNARLVLVDLSHGSKILSLVKAKAAKKNISSTKFFTFVGDITKLNSEGGLRCNVIANAANWRLKPGGGGVNAAIFSAAGSGLEVATKQQANSLQPGNAVAVQLPSTSPLFNREGVTHVIHVLGPNMNPQRPNYLNNDYDEGCKLLRNAYSSLFQAFISVVEDKFKSVKGIHGRLGLTPSEPRKHSENSHHKFKRENLQNPERSKKWKGSQDSTEALNQNNNKTVPKMSKHWGSWAQALYNTAMHPEQHSDTVLETSDDVVVLNDIYPKARKHLLVVARHEGLDQLADVCGEHLPLLRTMHAVGLKWIDKFFHEDASLVFRLGYHSAPSMRQLHLHVISQDFDSSHLKNRKHWNSFNTDFFRDSVAVMDEVSSHGKASMMDDESLMSMELRCNRCRSAHPNLPKLKAHIFKCQAPFPSTLLEGGRLVIAPSNAPLS; encoded by the exons ATGGACATGGATACCGACGAAAATTCGACAGCCAAAG GAAAGGAAGGGCAAGGGAAGCTCATAATGGTAATATTAGTGGGCGCACCTGGAAGCGGCAAATCCACCTTCTGCGAACTTGTAATGGGTTCCTCTTCTCGCCCTTGGGTTCGAATCTGCCAG GATACCATTGGAAATGGCAAGTCTGGAACCAAAGCACAGTGCTTGAAGAGTGCAGCGAGTGCACTGAATGATGGGAAGAATGTATTTGTGGACAGGTGCAATCTTGAAATAGAGCAGCGGGCAGATTTTGTGAAGCTCTGTGGCCCACGAGTGGATGTACAAGCTGTTGTATTAGATCTTCCTGCACAGCTCTGTATCTCTCGTTCTGTTAAGCGGACTGGTCATGAAGGGAACTTATCAGGTGGAAAAGCTGCTGCTGTTGTGAATAAAATGTTACAAAAGAAAGAATTGCCCAGACTAAATGAAGGATTCGCTCgcataaccttttgccacaatgAGACCGACGTTCAATCCGCTATAGATATGTACAAATCGCTTGATTTACATGATATGCTTCCACGTGGATGTTTTGGCCAGAAGAACCCAGACAAGAAAGTACAACTTGGCATAatgaagttcttgaagaaagcaGAAAAACCTTCTGAGACACTTTCTAGTGCTAATACTGTTAAGGATTCTCCAATTCCACAAACTACCCAGGAAAAGAGCGACTCTTGTGATAAAAAGGAAGAATCTGCCTGCACAATATCGAGAAATGTTGATATAGAGTCAGATAAAGGTGAAAGTCCAGGCGTTAGATCCTTAGAAGACAAtatttctcagagtgatcctCCAACTCTTGCATTTCCATCTATTTCGACTTCAGATTTCAAGTTTAGCCATGAAAAGGCTGCTGAAATTATTGTTGAGAAGGTTGAGGAATTCATGGATAAGCTTGGAAATGCCAGACTTGTACTGGTGGACTTGAGTCATGGATCAAAGATATTGTCTTTGGTTAAAGCTAAAGCAGCTAAGAAAAATATTAGTTCCACCAAGTTTTTTACATTCGTAGGTGATATAACTAAACTCAATTCAGAAGGTGGATTGCGCTGCAATGTTATAGCCAATGCTGCAAACTG GCGACTGAAACCAGGAGGAGGTGGTGTCAATGCTGCAATTTTTAGTGCTGCAGGTTCTGGCCTAGAAGTGGCAACTAAACAACAAGCAAACTCTCTTCAACCTGGCAATGCTGTGGCCGTTCAGTTGCCTTCAACTTCTCCTTTGTTTAATAGGGAAGGAGTAACCCATGTCATACATGTTCTTGGACCTAACATGAACCCACAAAGGCCAAATTATCTCAACAATGACTATGATGAAGGTTGCAAGCTTCTTCGCAATGCTTACTCTTCCTTATTTCAAGCCTTTATTTCAGTAGTAGAAGACAAATTTAAGTCAGTTAAGGGAATTCACGGACGCCTTGGCTTGACCCCTTCAGAACCACGAAAGCACTCTGAGAATAGCCATCACAAGTTTAAGAGAGAGAATTTGCAAAATCctgaaagaagcaaaaaatggAAAGGATCTCAGGACTCGACTGAAGCACTAAACCAAAACAACAATAAGACTGTCCCCAAAATGAGTAAGCACTGGGGTTCATGGGCacaagcactttacaacactgcAATGCATCCCGAGCAACACAGTGATACTGTACTGGAGACATCAGATGATGTTGTAGTACTGAATGATATTTATCCAAAG GCACGCAAGCATCTTCTAGTAGTGGCTCGGCATGAGGGACTCGATCAACTAGCCGATGTATGTGGAGAACACCTTCCATTGTTGAGGACAATGCACGCTGTGGGTTTGAAGTGGATTGATAAGTTCTTTCATGAAGATGCATCATTAGTTTTCCGCCTTGGATACCACTCG GCTCCATCAATGAGGCAACTGCACCTACATGTTATAAGCCAGGATTTCGATTCCAGTCATCTGAAAAACAGGAAGCATTGGAATTCTTTCAACACCGATTTCTTCAGAGACTCGGTTGCCGTTATGGACGAAGTCAGTAGCCATGGAAAGGCGAGCATGATGGACGATGAGAGCTTGATGTCTATGGAGTTACGTTGCAACAGATGCAGAAGTGCTCATCCCAACTTACCCAAATTGAAAGCGCATATTTTCAAATGTCAAGCGCCTTTCCCTTCCACACTACTTGAGGGCGGTCGTTTAGTGATTGCGCCAAGTAATGCTCCTCTGTCTTAG
- the LOC120091955 gene encoding transcription factor bHLH140 isoform X2: MVILVGAPGSGKSTFCELVMGSSSRPWVRICQDTIGNGKSGTKAQCLKSAASALNDGKNVFVDRCNLEIEQRADFVKLCGPRVDVQAVVLDLPAQLCISRSVKRTGHEGNLSGGKAAAVVNKMLQKKELPRLNEGFARITFCHNETDVQSAIDMYKSLDLHDMLPRGCFGQKNPDKKVQLGIMKFLKKAEKPSETLSSANTVKDSPIPQTTQEKSDSCDKKEESACTISRNVDIESDKGESPGVRSLEDNISQSDPPTLAFPSISTSDFKFSHEKAAEIIVEKVEEFMDKLGNARLVLVDLSHGSKILSLVKAKAAKKNISSTKFFTFVGDITKLNSEGGLRCNVIANAANWRLKPGGGGVNAAIFSAAGSGLEVATKQQANSLQPGNAVAVQLPSTSPLFNREGVTHVIHVLGPNMNPQRPNYLNNDYDEGCKLLRNAYSSLFQAFISVVEDKFKSVKGIHGRLGLTPSEPRKHSENSHHKFKRENLQNPERSKKWKGSQDSTEALNQNNNKTVPKMSKHWGSWAQALYNTAMHPEQHSDTVLETSDDVVVLNDIYPKARKHLLVVARHEGLDQLADVCGEHLPLLRTMHAVGLKWIDKFFHEDASLVFRLGYHSAPSMRQLHLHVISQDFDSSHLKNRKHWNSFNTDFFRDSVAVMDEVSSHGKASMMDDESLMSMELRCNRCRSAHPNLPKLKAHIFKCQAPFPSTLLEGGRLVIAPSNAPLS, translated from the exons ATGGTAATATTAGTGGGCGCACCTGGAAGCGGCAAATCCACCTTCTGCGAACTTGTAATGGGTTCCTCTTCTCGCCCTTGGGTTCGAATCTGCCAG GATACCATTGGAAATGGCAAGTCTGGAACCAAAGCACAGTGCTTGAAGAGTGCAGCGAGTGCACTGAATGATGGGAAGAATGTATTTGTGGACAGGTGCAATCTTGAAATAGAGCAGCGGGCAGATTTTGTGAAGCTCTGTGGCCCACGAGTGGATGTACAAGCTGTTGTATTAGATCTTCCTGCACAGCTCTGTATCTCTCGTTCTGTTAAGCGGACTGGTCATGAAGGGAACTTATCAGGTGGAAAAGCTGCTGCTGTTGTGAATAAAATGTTACAAAAGAAAGAATTGCCCAGACTAAATGAAGGATTCGCTCgcataaccttttgccacaatgAGACCGACGTTCAATCCGCTATAGATATGTACAAATCGCTTGATTTACATGATATGCTTCCACGTGGATGTTTTGGCCAGAAGAACCCAGACAAGAAAGTACAACTTGGCATAatgaagttcttgaagaaagcaGAAAAACCTTCTGAGACACTTTCTAGTGCTAATACTGTTAAGGATTCTCCAATTCCACAAACTACCCAGGAAAAGAGCGACTCTTGTGATAAAAAGGAAGAATCTGCCTGCACAATATCGAGAAATGTTGATATAGAGTCAGATAAAGGTGAAAGTCCAGGCGTTAGATCCTTAGAAGACAAtatttctcagagtgatcctCCAACTCTTGCATTTCCATCTATTTCGACTTCAGATTTCAAGTTTAGCCATGAAAAGGCTGCTGAAATTATTGTTGAGAAGGTTGAGGAATTCATGGATAAGCTTGGAAATGCCAGACTTGTACTGGTGGACTTGAGTCATGGATCAAAGATATTGTCTTTGGTTAAAGCTAAAGCAGCTAAGAAAAATATTAGTTCCACCAAGTTTTTTACATTCGTAGGTGATATAACTAAACTCAATTCAGAAGGTGGATTGCGCTGCAATGTTATAGCCAATGCTGCAAACTG GCGACTGAAACCAGGAGGAGGTGGTGTCAATGCTGCAATTTTTAGTGCTGCAGGTTCTGGCCTAGAAGTGGCAACTAAACAACAAGCAAACTCTCTTCAACCTGGCAATGCTGTGGCCGTTCAGTTGCCTTCAACTTCTCCTTTGTTTAATAGGGAAGGAGTAACCCATGTCATACATGTTCTTGGACCTAACATGAACCCACAAAGGCCAAATTATCTCAACAATGACTATGATGAAGGTTGCAAGCTTCTTCGCAATGCTTACTCTTCCTTATTTCAAGCCTTTATTTCAGTAGTAGAAGACAAATTTAAGTCAGTTAAGGGAATTCACGGACGCCTTGGCTTGACCCCTTCAGAACCACGAAAGCACTCTGAGAATAGCCATCACAAGTTTAAGAGAGAGAATTTGCAAAATCctgaaagaagcaaaaaatggAAAGGATCTCAGGACTCGACTGAAGCACTAAACCAAAACAACAATAAGACTGTCCCCAAAATGAGTAAGCACTGGGGTTCATGGGCacaagcactttacaacactgcAATGCATCCCGAGCAACACAGTGATACTGTACTGGAGACATCAGATGATGTTGTAGTACTGAATGATATTTATCCAAAG GCACGCAAGCATCTTCTAGTAGTGGCTCGGCATGAGGGACTCGATCAACTAGCCGATGTATGTGGAGAACACCTTCCATTGTTGAGGACAATGCACGCTGTGGGTTTGAAGTGGATTGATAAGTTCTTTCATGAAGATGCATCATTAGTTTTCCGCCTTGGATACCACTCG GCTCCATCAATGAGGCAACTGCACCTACATGTTATAAGCCAGGATTTCGATTCCAGTCATCTGAAAAACAGGAAGCATTGGAATTCTTTCAACACCGATTTCTTCAGAGACTCGGTTGCCGTTATGGACGAAGTCAGTAGCCATGGAAAGGCGAGCATGATGGACGATGAGAGCTTGATGTCTATGGAGTTACGTTGCAACAGATGCAGAAGTGCTCATCCCAACTTACCCAAATTGAAAGCGCATATTTTCAAATGTCAAGCGCCTTTCCCTTCCACACTACTTGAGGGCGGTCGTTTAGTGATTGCGCCAAGTAATGCTCCTCTGTCTTAG
- the LOC120092082 gene encoding pyruvate decarboxylase 1 has product MDTKIGSLDTCKPANNVVCCPSNGSVCTIQNSVPSTVLNSSDATLGRHLARRLVQIGVTDVFTVPGDFNLTLLDHLIAEPALNNIGCCNELNAGYAADGYARSRGVGACVVTFTVGGLSVLNAIAGAYSENLPLICIVGGPNSNDYGTNRILHHTIGLPDFSQELRCFQTVTCFQAVVNNLEDAHELIDTAISTALKESKPVYISISCNLPGIPHPTFSRDPVPFSLSPKVSNPHGLEAAVEAAAHFLNKAVKPVLVGGPKMRVAKACDAFVELADACGYALAVMPSAKGLVPEHHPHFIGTYWGAVSTAFCAEIVESADAYLFAGPIFNDYSSVGYSLLLKREKAIIVQPDRVTIGNGPTFGCVLMKDFLQALSKRVNNNTTAYENYHRIFVPEGQPLKSEPKEPLRVNILFQHIQKMLSNQTAVIAETGDSWFNCQKLKLPKGCGYEFQMQYGSIGWSVGATLGYAQAVPAKRVIACIGDGSFQVTAQDISTMIRCGQKTIIFLINNGGYTIEVEIHDGPYNVIKNWNYTALVDAIHNGEGKCWTTKVRCEEELVEAIETATEAKKDCLCFIEVIAHKDDTSKELLEWGSRVSAANSRPPNPQ; this is encoded by the exons ATGGACACCAAAATCGGATCACTCGACACTTGCAAACCCGCCAACAACGTCGTTTGTTGCCCATCCAACGGCTCTGTTTGCACCATCCAAAATTCCGTCCCCTCCACCGTCCTCAATTCCTCCGACGCCACCCTCGGCCGCCACCTCGCCCGCCGTCTAGTTCAAATCGGCGTCACCGATGTTTTCACTGTTCCTGGCGATTTCAACCTAACGCTTCTTGACCATTTAATCGCCGAGCCTGCTCTCAATAACATCGGCTGCTGTAACGAGCTTAATGCTGGATACGCCGCTGACGGCTACGCTAGGTCCCGCGGCGTCGGCGCGTGTGTTGTCACATTCACCGTCGGCGGTCTTAGTGTTCTGAATGCCATCGCCGGCGCTTACAGTGAGAACTTGCCGCTTATTTGCATCGTTGGTGGCCCTAACTCCAACGATTATGGAACTAACAGAATCCTTCATCACACAATCGGTCTCCCTGATTTCAGCCAAGAACTCCGATGCTTTCAAACCGTTACTTGCTTTCAG gCTGTTGTGAATAATCTTGAAGATGCTCATGAGTTGATTGATACTGCCATTTCTACTGCCTTGAAAGAAAGCAAGCCTGTTTATATTAGTATTAGTTGTAATTTGCCTGGGATTCCTCATCCTACTTTCAGCCGTGATCCAGTTCCATTTTCACTTTCTCCCAA AGTGAGCAATCCACATGGGCTAGAGGCAGCAGTGGAGGCAGCGGCACATTTCTTGAACAAGGCTGTGAAGCCAGTACTTGTTGGTGGGCCTAAAATGCGAGTTGCCAAGGCTTGTGATGCATTTGTGGAGCTTGCTGATGCTTGTGGCTATGCCTTGGCCGTAATGCCATCGGCGAAAGGCCTTGTACCCGAGCACCACCCTCATTTCATCGGAACTTACTGGGGTGCTGTCAGTACTGCCTTCTGTGCCGAGATTGTTGAATCTGCTGATGCATACTTGTTTGCCGGGCCGATTTTCAATGACTACAGCTCTGTTGGGTACTCTCTTTTACTCAAAAGGGAGAAGGCGATTATTGTGCAGCCTGATCGAGTGACCATTGGCAATGGACCTACATTTGGCTGTGTTCTAATGAAAGATTTCCTTCAAGCACTTTCAAAACGTGTGAATAACAACACTACTGCATATGAAAACTACCATAGAATCTTTGTTCCTGAAGGCCAGCCTTTGAAATCTGAGCCTAAAGAGCCATTGagagtcaacattttgttccaACATATTCAAAAGATGCTTAGTAATCAAACGGCTGTGATTGCGGAGACAGGGGACTCTTGGTTTAACTGCCAGAAACTTAAATTACCAAAAGGATGCGG TTATGAATTCCAAATGCAGTATGGTTCTATTGGTTGGTCAGTTGGTGCTACTCTTGGATATGCACAAGCTGTTCCAGCGAAAAGAGTTATCGCGTGTATTGGTGATGGAAGTTTCCAG GTGACTGCACAAGACATATCGACGATGATCCGTTGTGGACAGAAAACCATCATATTCTTGATAAACAATGGTGGTTACACCATTGAAGTCGAGATCCACGATGGGCCTTATAATGTTATCAAGAACTGGAACTACACGGCATTGGTCGATGCAATCCATAACGGGGAAGGGAAGTGTTGGACGACAAAG GTTCGTTGCGAGGAAGAGCTTGTGGAGGCGATTGAAACAGCTACAGAAGCCAAAAAGGACTGCTTGTGTTTCATTGAGGTAATTGCTCACAAGGATGATACAAGCAAAGAGCTATTGGAATGGGGCTCAAGAGTATCTGCTGCCAACAGCCGCCCTCCCAATCCtcagtaa